Proteins found in one Triticum urartu cultivar G1812 chromosome 4, Tu2.1, whole genome shotgun sequence genomic segment:
- the LOC125551800 gene encoding splicing factor U2af large subunit B isoform X2, producing the protein MADDNGGDDYVSEAVRPEGDTHTRAEGLSKSRDRDREKDKDKERHRDRDRDRGRDRDRGRDRDLDKDRDRDKDRDRHQRHHRDKREHRDRPDDHDRHRSRDSERRRDRERDGHRRHRSRSRSRSRGRDDHRSRSHSKSKRVSGFDLGPTAQSVLPQFPTIPTPSQLPGSSIPGMFPNMLPFAVGQFNPLVMQPQAMTQQATRHARRVYVGGLPPSANEQSVAIYFNQVMAAIGGNTAGPGDAVLNVYINHDKKFAFVEMRSVEEASNAMALDGILFEGAPVKVRRPTDYNPSLAAALGPSQPSSNLNLAAVGLTPGSAGGLEGPDRIFVGGLPYYFTEAQVRELLESFGPLRGFDLVKDRETGNSKGYAFCVYQDLNVTDIACAALNGIKMGDKTLTVRRANQGSAQPRPEQENILLQAQQQVQLQKLVYQVGALPTKVVCLTQVVTADELKDDEEYEDIMEDMRLEAGKYGNLVKVVIPRPHPSGEPVSGVGKVFLEYADVDGSTKAKTAMHGRKFGGNPVVAVFYPENKFADEDYDAAA; encoded by the exons ATGGCCGACGACAACGGCGGCGACGACTACGTCAGCGAGGCCGTCCGCCCCGAG GGTGATACACATACGCGTGCAGAGGGATTGTCAAAATCCAGGGATCGAGACAGAGAAAAAGACAAGGATAAGGAGCGCCATAGGGACCGTGACAGAGATAGAGGAAGAGACAGAGATCGGGGTCGGGACAGGGATCTAGACAAGGATCGGGACAGGGACAAGGATCGGGATCGTCACCAAAGGCATCACCGTGACAAAAGGGAGCACCGAGACCGTCCTGATGATCACGATCGTCACAGAAGCCGTGATTCTGAAAG GAGAAGGGACCGCGAGAGAGATGGACATCGCAGGCATCGCTCTCGTTCACGGTCTCGTTCAAGGGGCAGGGATGATCACAGATCTCGATCTCATTCAAAAAG CAAGCGAGTCAGTGGATTCGACCTGGGACCAACAGCACAATCCGTACTTCCTCAGTTCCCTACCATTCCAACCCCAA GTCAGTTACCTGGCTCTTCTATTCCTGGAATGTTCCCGAACATGCTCCCTTTTGCTGTTGGACAG TTCAATCCCCTCGTCATGCAGCCACAAGCCATGACTCAACAG GCTACTCGGCATGCTCGGCGTGTTTATGTTGGTGGCCTTCCCCCATCTGCTAATGAACAG TCTGTTGCAATATACTTTAATCAAGTCATGGCTGCTATTGGAGGAAACACTGCTGGTCCAGGTGATGCTGTTCTTAATGTGTACATAAACCATGACAAGAAATTCGCTTTTGTGGAGATGAGGTCTGTGGAGGAAGCAAGCAATGCAATGGCACTGGATGGCATTTTATTTGAAGGTGCACCAGTGAAGGTTAGAAGACCAACAGACTATAACCCTTCTCTGGCAGCTGCCCTGGGCCCAAGCCAGCCAAGCTCCAATTTGAATCTTGCTGCGGTTGGCCTAACACCAGGTTCAGCCGGAGGGTTAGAAGGCCCGGACCGTATTTTTGTGGGTGGTCTCCCCTATTACTTCACAGAGGCTCAAGTTCGGGAGCTGCTTGAATCATTTGGGCCTCTTCGAGGATTTGATCTTGTGAAAGATAGGGAAACTGGTAACTCAAAGGGCTATGCGTTCTGTGTCTACCAGGACCTCAATGTCACTGACATAGCCTGCGCTGCTCTAAATGGTATCAAGATGGGAGACAAAACTCTTACGGTCAGACGAGCAAACCAGGGCTCAGCCCAACCTAGACCAGAGCAGGAAAATATCCTGTTGCAGGCACAGCAGCAGGTGCAGTTACAG AAACTTGTGTATCAAGTTGGAGCGCTCCCTACAAAGGTTGTATGCCTGACCCAGGTAGTTACTGCTGATGAATTAAAGGATGATGAAGAATATGAGGACATTATGGAGGACATGAGGTTGGAAGCTGGGAAATATG GTAACTTGGTGAAAGTTGTCATCCCGCGCCCTCATCCGAGTGGAGAGCCAGTTTCTGGAGTTGGCAAG GTGTTCTTAGAGTATGCAGATGTTGATGGTTCCACCAAAGCAAAGACGGCGATGCATGGAAGGAAATTCGGTGGAAACCCAGTTGTTGCGGTCTTCTACCCCGAGAACAAGTTTGCTGATGAGGACTATGACGCGGCAGCATAA
- the LOC125551800 gene encoding splicing factor U2af large subunit B isoform X1, with translation MADDNGGDDYVSEAVRPEGDTHTRAEGLSKSRDRDREKDKDKERHRDRDRDRGRDRDRGRDRDLDKDRDRDKDRDRHQRHHRDKREHRDRPDDHDRHRSRDSERRRDRERDGHRRHRSRSRSRSRGRDDHRSRSHSKSKRVSGFDLGPTAQSVLPQFPTIPTPSQLPGSSIPGMFPNMLPFAVGQFNPLVMQPQAMTQQHIFPQATRHARRVYVGGLPPSANEQSVAIYFNQVMAAIGGNTAGPGDAVLNVYINHDKKFAFVEMRSVEEASNAMALDGILFEGAPVKVRRPTDYNPSLAAALGPSQPSSNLNLAAVGLTPGSAGGLEGPDRIFVGGLPYYFTEAQVRELLESFGPLRGFDLVKDRETGNSKGYAFCVYQDLNVTDIACAALNGIKMGDKTLTVRRANQGSAQPRPEQENILLQAQQQVQLQKLVYQVGALPTKVVCLTQVVTADELKDDEEYEDIMEDMRLEAGKYGNLVKVVIPRPHPSGEPVSGVGKVFLEYADVDGSTKAKTAMHGRKFGGNPVVAVFYPENKFADEDYDAAA, from the exons ATGGCCGACGACAACGGCGGCGACGACTACGTCAGCGAGGCCGTCCGCCCCGAG GGTGATACACATACGCGTGCAGAGGGATTGTCAAAATCCAGGGATCGAGACAGAGAAAAAGACAAGGATAAGGAGCGCCATAGGGACCGTGACAGAGATAGAGGAAGAGACAGAGATCGGGGTCGGGACAGGGATCTAGACAAGGATCGGGACAGGGACAAGGATCGGGATCGTCACCAAAGGCATCACCGTGACAAAAGGGAGCACCGAGACCGTCCTGATGATCACGATCGTCACAGAAGCCGTGATTCTGAAAG GAGAAGGGACCGCGAGAGAGATGGACATCGCAGGCATCGCTCTCGTTCACGGTCTCGTTCAAGGGGCAGGGATGATCACAGATCTCGATCTCATTCAAAAAG CAAGCGAGTCAGTGGATTCGACCTGGGACCAACAGCACAATCCGTACTTCCTCAGTTCCCTACCATTCCAACCCCAA GTCAGTTACCTGGCTCTTCTATTCCTGGAATGTTCCCGAACATGCTCCCTTTTGCTGTTGGACAG TTCAATCCCCTCGTCATGCAGCCACAAGCCATGACTCAACAG CATATTTTTCCTCAGGCTACTCGGCATGCTCGGCGTGTTTATGTTGGTGGCCTTCCCCCATCTGCTAATGAACAG TCTGTTGCAATATACTTTAATCAAGTCATGGCTGCTATTGGAGGAAACACTGCTGGTCCAGGTGATGCTGTTCTTAATGTGTACATAAACCATGACAAGAAATTCGCTTTTGTGGAGATGAGGTCTGTGGAGGAAGCAAGCAATGCAATGGCACTGGATGGCATTTTATTTGAAGGTGCACCAGTGAAGGTTAGAAGACCAACAGACTATAACCCTTCTCTGGCAGCTGCCCTGGGCCCAAGCCAGCCAAGCTCCAATTTGAATCTTGCTGCGGTTGGCCTAACACCAGGTTCAGCCGGAGGGTTAGAAGGCCCGGACCGTATTTTTGTGGGTGGTCTCCCCTATTACTTCACAGAGGCTCAAGTTCGGGAGCTGCTTGAATCATTTGGGCCTCTTCGAGGATTTGATCTTGTGAAAGATAGGGAAACTGGTAACTCAAAGGGCTATGCGTTCTGTGTCTACCAGGACCTCAATGTCACTGACATAGCCTGCGCTGCTCTAAATGGTATCAAGATGGGAGACAAAACTCTTACGGTCAGACGAGCAAACCAGGGCTCAGCCCAACCTAGACCAGAGCAGGAAAATATCCTGTTGCAGGCACAGCAGCAGGTGCAGTTACAG AAACTTGTGTATCAAGTTGGAGCGCTCCCTACAAAGGTTGTATGCCTGACCCAGGTAGTTACTGCTGATGAATTAAAGGATGATGAAGAATATGAGGACATTATGGAGGACATGAGGTTGGAAGCTGGGAAATATG GTAACTTGGTGAAAGTTGTCATCCCGCGCCCTCATCCGAGTGGAGAGCCAGTTTCTGGAGTTGGCAAG GTGTTCTTAGAGTATGCAGATGTTGATGGTTCCACCAAAGCAAAGACGGCGATGCATGGAAGGAAATTCGGTGGAAACCCAGTTGTTGCGGTCTTCTACCCCGAGAACAAGTTTGCTGATGAGGACTATGACGCGGCAGCATAA
- the LOC125551800 gene encoding splicing factor U2af large subunit B isoform X3: MFPNMLPFAVGQFNPLVMQPQAMTQQATRHARRVYVGGLPPSANEQSVAIYFNQVMAAIGGNTAGPGDAVLNVYINHDKKFAFVEMRSVEEASNAMALDGILFEGAPVKVRRPTDYNPSLAAALGPSQPSSNLNLAAVGLTPGSAGGLEGPDRIFVGGLPYYFTEAQVRELLESFGPLRGFDLVKDRETGNSKGYAFCVYQDLNVTDIACAALNGIKMGDKTLTVRRANQGSAQPRPEQENILLQAQQQVQLQKLVYQVGALPTKVVCLTQVVTADELKDDEEYEDIMEDMRLEAGKYGNLVKVVIPRPHPSGEPVSGVGKVFLEYADVDGSTKAKTAMHGRKFGGNPVVAVFYPENKFADEDYDAAA; this comes from the exons ATGTTCCCGAACATGCTCCCTTTTGCTGTTGGACAG TTCAATCCCCTCGTCATGCAGCCACAAGCCATGACTCAACAG GCTACTCGGCATGCTCGGCGTGTTTATGTTGGTGGCCTTCCCCCATCTGCTAATGAACAG TCTGTTGCAATATACTTTAATCAAGTCATGGCTGCTATTGGAGGAAACACTGCTGGTCCAGGTGATGCTGTTCTTAATGTGTACATAAACCATGACAAGAAATTCGCTTTTGTGGAGATGAGGTCTGTGGAGGAAGCAAGCAATGCAATGGCACTGGATGGCATTTTATTTGAAGGTGCACCAGTGAAGGTTAGAAGACCAACAGACTATAACCCTTCTCTGGCAGCTGCCCTGGGCCCAAGCCAGCCAAGCTCCAATTTGAATCTTGCTGCGGTTGGCCTAACACCAGGTTCAGCCGGAGGGTTAGAAGGCCCGGACCGTATTTTTGTGGGTGGTCTCCCCTATTACTTCACAGAGGCTCAAGTTCGGGAGCTGCTTGAATCATTTGGGCCTCTTCGAGGATTTGATCTTGTGAAAGATAGGGAAACTGGTAACTCAAAGGGCTATGCGTTCTGTGTCTACCAGGACCTCAATGTCACTGACATAGCCTGCGCTGCTCTAAATGGTATCAAGATGGGAGACAAAACTCTTACGGTCAGACGAGCAAACCAGGGCTCAGCCCAACCTAGACCAGAGCAGGAAAATATCCTGTTGCAGGCACAGCAGCAGGTGCAGTTACAG AAACTTGTGTATCAAGTTGGAGCGCTCCCTACAAAGGTTGTATGCCTGACCCAGGTAGTTACTGCTGATGAATTAAAGGATGATGAAGAATATGAGGACATTATGGAGGACATGAGGTTGGAAGCTGGGAAATATG GTAACTTGGTGAAAGTTGTCATCCCGCGCCCTCATCCGAGTGGAGAGCCAGTTTCTGGAGTTGGCAAG GTGTTCTTAGAGTATGCAGATGTTGATGGTTCCACCAAAGCAAAGACGGCGATGCATGGAAGGAAATTCGGTGGAAACCCAGTTGTTGCGGTCTTCTACCCCGAGAACAAGTTTGCTGATGAGGACTATGACGCGGCAGCATAA
- the LOC125551802 gene encoding uncharacterized protein LOC125551802 codes for MIVARRKNSCKIRHNCTRHVLHKGGHFHYEAQNHTHLSLKKIHHSPSSQTMVLVDDELKAKAEVYYDDEICKQCTRLLLKEAGLPNGLLPLKDIVECGYVEETGYVWLKQKKRIDHVFQSLGRVVSYGTEITAFAEKGRIRKVKGIKTRELMVWLPVEEISLDEPATGKLICKSIAGFSKIFPASAFHIPEKENEKANCAGPKPVVLMERAARVVKNN; via the coding sequence ATGATAGTGGCAAGAAGGAAAAATTCATGCAAGATAAGGCACAATTGCACAAGACATGTCCTACATAAAGGTGGCCATTTCCACTACGAAGCACAAAACCATACACATCTAAGCCTCAAAAAGATACATCATTCACCCTCGAGTCAGACAATGGTTCTTGTTGATGACGAGCTCAAGGCCAAGGCCGAGGTGTACTACGACGATGAGATTTGCAAGCAGTGCACCAGGCTCCTGCTCAAGGAAGCAGGCCTCCCCAACGGCCTGCTTCCCCTGAAGGACATCGTGGAGTGCGGCTATGTCGAGGAGACTGGGTATGTGTGGCTCAAACAAAAGAAGAGGATAGACCACGTCTTCCAGAGCCTGGGAAGGGTGGTGTCTTATGGCACTGAGATCACTGCCTTCGCAGAGAAGGGCAGGATCAGGAAGGTCAAAGGGATAAAGACCAGGGAGCTCATGGTGTGGCTCCCTGTGGAGGAGATCTCCCTCGACGAACCAGCGACCGGTAAGCTTATCTGCAAGAGCATTGCCGGCTTTTCTAAGATCTTCCCTGCATCAGCTTTCCACATCCCAGAGAAGGAGAATGAGAAGGCCAACTGCGCCGGACCAAAACCAGTGGTCCTCATGGAGAGGGCAGCACGGGTTGTTAAGAACAACTGA